In Panthera leo isolate Ple1 chromosome B3, P.leo_Ple1_pat1.1, whole genome shotgun sequence, a single genomic region encodes these proteins:
- the LOC122221226 gene encoding olfactory receptor 4F6-like produces MDGPNDTVVSEFVLIGLSNSWEMHLFLFGFFSVFYMGIILGNLFIVFTVIIDSHLHTPMYFLLANLSLLDLGLSSTTVPKTISDLFTDCNIISFPKCMIQIFFIHVMGGGEMVLLIAMAYDRYTAICKPLHYLTIMSPKTCVSFVVAAWIVGIIHAVSQFVFVINLPFCGPNEVDSFYCDFPRVMKLACVDTYKLEFVITANSGFISMATFFSLIISYILILVTVWKRSSGDLSKAFVTLSAHITVVILFFMPCMFLYVWPFPTSSLDKYLFIANFAITPVLNPAIYTLRNKDMRVAMRRLGKQIMDPTSI; encoded by the coding sequence atGGATGGACCAAATGACACTGTGGTATCTGAATTTGTATTGATTGGTCTTTCAAATTCATGGGAGATGCACCTTTTTCTCTTTGGGTTCTTCTCTGTGTTCTACATGGGAATTATCCTGGGAAACCTCTTCATTGTGTTCACGGTAATTATTGACTCTCATTtacacacccccatgtacttcctATTGGCCAACCTCTCCCTTCTTGATCTAGGTCTGTCCTCTACCACAGTGCCCAAAACAATCTCTGATCTTTTCACTGACTGCAACATCATTTCCTTTCCAAAATGCATGATACAGATATTTTTTATTCACGTCATGGGTGGAGGTGAGATGGTGCTGCTCATAGCCATGGCATATGACCGGTACACCGCAATCTGTAAACCTCTCCACTACCTGACCATCATGAGCCCCAAAACGTGTGTCTCCTTTGTAGTGGCTGCCTGGATAGTGGGGATAATCCATGCTGTATCTCAGTTTGTTTTTGTCATAAACCTGCCCTTTTGTGGCCCTAATGAAGTAGATAGTTTTTACTGTGATTTTCCTCGCGTCATGAAACTTGCTTGTGTAGACACTTACAAGCTAGAGTTTGTAATCACTGCCAACAGTGGATTTATATCCATGGCTACCTTCTTCTCCTTAATTATATCCTATATCCTCATTTTGGTCACTGTCTGGAAACGTTCTTCAGGGGACTTGTCCAAAGCATTTGTCACATTGTCAGCTCACATCACtgtagtgattttgttttttatgccaTGCATGTTTCTCTATGTGTGGCCTTTCCCTACATCATCACTGGATAAGTATTTGTTCATTGCCAACTTCGCTATCACCCCCGTCTTGAATCCTGCCATCTATACATTAAGAAACAAAGACATGAGAGTGGCCATGAGAAGACTGGGCAAGCAGATTATGGATCCTACCAGTATCTAA